CCCACCTGGACAGCATGGTCGTGACCGCCGCCGGCTACGAGCAAACGCTCAACAACGCCCCGGCGAGCATCTCGGTCGTGACGCGTCAGGAGCTGGAGCAGAACCAGTTCTCCAGCATCGCCGAGGCGATTCGTGACGTACCGGGCGTGGACGTACGGGCGGGCACGGGCAAAACCGGCGGTCAGAGCATTTCGATTCGCGGTATGCCCAGCGACTATACGCTGATCCTGATCGACGGCCGCCGCCAGAACACCTCCGGGGACGTGACGCCGAACGGCTTTGGCTCGACCGCCACCAGCTTCATGCCGCCGCTTTCCGCTATCGAGCGTATCGAGGTCATTCGCGGGCCGATGTCCACGCTTTACGGCTCTGACGCCCTCGGCGGGGTAGTCAACATCATCACTCGCCGCGTCGGCACCGACTGGGCGGGCTCGGTCACCGTCGGAAACACCTTCCAGGAGGACCGCGACGCGGGCAACAGCTCGACGCTGAATCTTTACGCCACCGGCCCACTCATCGAGGATACCCTTGGCGTGCAGCTGCGTGGGCGCGTGTTCGATCGCGACAGCTCCGAGCGGCTGGTAGAAGAGAGCGTCGGCCGTGACCCGCGCCCGTCCGAGGCGCGTATCTACTCCATCGGCGGCCGGCTCAGCTTCACGCCCAACGACACCCACGAGATCTGGCTCGACGCCGAGCGCGCCCGCCAGGTCTACGACAATACCGACTGCCGGCTGGGTAGCCGCGACGGCCTGCGCCGCAACGACTGCGAAACGCCCGCCCCCACCGAGTTCTTTGGCTACGAGGACGAGCTTCGCTTCCATCGCGACCAGATCGCGCTGGGCCACTCCGCGCGCCTTGCCGCAGGGACCTGGGACACCAGCATCACGCGCAACGAAACCGAATCGCTTGGCCGCACGCTGCCCGCCGGCAACGCGCCGGACTACGGCTACTTCGCCCTGGGCGGCGAGCCGCGCACGCTGGAAAACCGCGACGTCGTCGTCGATACCAAATTCGTCGCACCGCTTGACGCGCACATGCTCACGGTGGGCGGCCAATACATCGACGCCGACCTACGTGATGCCACCGCTGGCAACGAGGAGTTCAGCCAGTCGAGCTGGGCGCTATTCGTCGAGGACGAGTGGTTCTTGCGTGATGATCTGGCGCTGACGCTGGGTGGGCGCTACGAGCATCACGACGCCTTCGGCGGCCACTTCAGCCCGCGGGGGTATCTGGTGTGGAACACCACCGACGAGTGGACGCTCAAGGGCGGTATCAGCCAGGGCTACAAAACGCCGACGCTCAATCAGCTTCACGACGGCGTGAACGGCTTTGGCAACCAGGGCAAGTCCGCGAGCCTGGGGTCGCCAAATCTCGAACCGGAAAAAAGCACCAACTACGAAATCGGCGCGATTTACGACAATCTCGACGGCTTCTCCGCCGGCGCCACGGTGTTCTTCACCCAGTTCCGCGACCGCATCTCAAGCGGCGACGACATTCCCAACTGCCAGTTCATCGACAGCGACGGCAACCGGCCCTTCGCGAACGCGGCCAACTGCATCAGCGTGGGCGATTTCGTCAGTCAGGACAGCTTCAACCGCTCCGTCAACGTCGACCGCGCCGAAACCCGCGGCGTCGAGTTGATCTCGAGCTACCAGTTCGACCCGGCCTGGCGCGTGAGCGGTGGCTACACCTTCACCGATACCGAAGTGACCTCCGGCGATAACGAAGGACAAAAGCTGACCAACGCGCCCAAACACAAGCTGACTGCGGACCTTTCCTGGGCGATCACCCCGCAGTGGAGCACGACTCTTGAGGGCGAGTACTACTCTTCCCGCGAGCGCTTCTCCGGCAACGTGTCGGGTAACTCCGCCGCGCTGGTCGAGCAGCTGGGCAACAAGCTCGACGGCTACGAGCTTTTCAACCTGCGCTCGACCTACCGTTTCACCGATAGCCTGCGTCTGACCGGCACGGTGTATAACCTGTTCGACAAGGACTTCGCCGGCTACGACACCTACGACTTCGACGGCGAAACGTATATCGCCTACGACTATACCCAGACCGGTCGCGCCACCGACGGCGTGGCACTCGATGGTCGCAGCTACTGGCTCTCCGCGACCTACGAGTTCTAGGCAGCGCTGCGCTCGCAAGCAGCTCGCTTGATCTCGCTTGTTGATTCAGCCCCGGCCCTGGCCGGGGCTTTTTCGTGCGCACGAAAAAACGGCTACCCGAAGGTAGCCGTTTGAGATGAAGCGCCAAGGATTTTAAAAGCAAGCTTTAAAAGAGCGCTTCGAAAGAGCCTTAAAAGTCGACGTTCAGGCCCAGCCAGAAGCGGCGGCCGTCTTCGGCGTAGCTGTAGTCGTCGGGGCGGATCGTCTTGTCGAACAGGTTGTAGATACCGGCACTCACCGTGGTGGTGTCGTTCAAATCATAGCCAAAACCGGTATCGACGAGGGTATAGGACGGCGCGACCAGCGAGCCCGAGGAGCGACCGCCGGTGGGCTGGCTCTCTTCGCCGCGGTAGGTGACCCGCGTCCAATGGCTCAGTTGGCTGTCGATCTGCCAGTCGAGCGAGGCGGCCACTTCGTGCTTGGGCAGCTGGGTCAGCGGGTTGCCCTCGAACTCGCCGCTTTTCTGCTCGGAGTCGGTGTAGGTGTAGCTGCCGCTGAGCGAGATCGCATCGGTGATCGGCGCGCCGAGGCTCGCCTCCACGCCCTGGGTGACGGCCTCATCGACGTTCACGCGGTAGGTCGGGTCGCTGCCGAAGTCGTTGGCGCCGTCCGGGCAGACCGCGATCGGGCAGCCGATACGGGTGATCTTGTCGTCGAAATCGTTGTGGAACAGCGTGAAGCTGCCGTTGAGGCCGGCTTCGTTGCCGTAGAGCAGCGCGATCTCCTTGTTGAGCGAGGTTTCGGGCTCGAGATCCGGATTGCCGTAGATATTACCGCCGCGGCTGACCTGCCCCCAGCCGGGGGTGATTTCACGCAGCGCCGGGGCGCGGAAACCGGTGGAAACGCCGCCTTTCAGCGTCCAGTCCGGCGTCATGTTCCAGACGCTGTAAAGCCTGGGGCTTAGGTGGCTGCCGAAGTTCTCGTCCTTGTCCAGACGCAGGCCACCGGTCAGCGCCCAGGTGGGCGCGAGCATCCACTCGTCCTCGGCGAACAGCGCCCAGCGGTACTGGTCGATCTGTTCGAGATCGGAAATCTGGTTGGTGGTGCCGTCGTCGAGCTCCTCTTCTTCGTAGCTCGCCCCGACGGTGACCATGTGCGCACCCAGCGGCAGTACCGCGGTGGATTTCGCCGTGGTGTTGGTGATCTCGATTTCGCGCGAATCGTTTTCGCTGCTTTCCCGCTGCAGGTAGGTTTCCGTGGTGCCCCAGCCGAAGCTGCCGCTGTGGGTCAGCGCAACGTGCTCGTGGGTGTACTCGTTGAAGCTGTCGGTGCATGGCCCGCGGCAGCCCTCGGCGGGGGCCGATTTGCCGACCCGGGAGCGGCGGTCCTGTTCGGTCACGCCCGCCTCGAGGCTGAAATCGTGATTGTCGCTGGCGTCCAGGCTCAGCTTGGCGGTCAGGCTCTGCAGGCTTCGCTCCTCGTAGCCGTCGACGATGTCGTCCTCGTCGCGCTCGGAGGCGCGGCCATACACCTCGAGCCCGAGAATATCCTGCACCAGCGGGCCGCCGGCGTAGAAGTTGGCCTGGCGGCTGTCGCCGGACTCGCTGTTCTCCTGAATGACGGTGTCGATCTGTACGTTGCCGTGCCAGCTGTCGGCCACGGTGCGGGTGATCACGTTGATGACCCCGCCGATGGCGTCGGAGCCGTACAGGGTCGACATCGGTCCGCGCACGACTTCGATACGCTCGATCGCCTGCAGCGGCGGCAGCCAATCCTGCTCGAAACCGCCGCTGCCGTTGGGTCGCGTCTCGCGGGTGTTTTGTGGCCGACCATCGACGAGAATCAGGGTATATTCAGAGGGCATGCCGCGAATCGAAATATCGTTACCGTTATCCCCGGCGCCCCCACCGGTCACGATGAGCCCGGGTACGTTACGCAGCGCGTCGGTGACATCCTGATAATGACCACGCTCGATATCCTCACGGCTGAGCACGCTGATGGACGCCGGTGCATTGGTGATTTGTTGCTCGAAGCCGGCCGCCGTGACCACGACATTGTTCAACGAGGTGCTTTGCTGAGCCCAGGCCGGGACGGCGACCAAAGAGGAGATCGCGCTCGCCAGCAGCGTTTTGCGCAAGGGGAGTGACATGACGCAGTTCCTATGAAGATCCGGGTATCGTAATAGTGTTATCGTTCTCTGAATGCTAATAATTAGCATTCACATACTCTCACATCCATTCAGGCCCGTGGGGGAACGTGGAGTTGCCGGAACCGCAACACAAATCGCTCTTATTTTCATTTGTGGCCATTGCTGGCACAATGAGCCTCTTTTGCTCGCGGGCCCGCTTTCATGTACGACTTCGATGAACTCAACGCGTTTTCGGACGTCATGGCGACCGGCAGCCTGACCCGCAGCGCCCAGCGCATGGGGGTGGCCAAATCGACGCTGAGTCGGCGCATCAGCCAGCTCGAGTCGCGCCTGAACCAGCCGCTTCTACGCCGCCAGGCGAACCAGCTGACGCCTACCGAAGCCGGGCTTCTTTTTCATGGCTACTGCACGGAGCTTTTAACGCTGGCCAGGCAAAGCCAGGAGGCGCTGTCGGAGCTTCGTGAGGAGATCAGCGGCAAGATCACGCTGGAGGTTCACGGCGCGCTTGCCCGCAACTGGGTCGCCAAAGTCGTGGATATCTTTCTGGACCGCCACCCGGGGATCGAGTTGACGCTTCAGAGCCGGGAAAGGCCGTCCACGACGCTTCAAACCAACAGCGTACATATCTGGCTTGGCGCGCTCGACGAAAGCGGGCTCAACCAGGAGCGCCTGGGTCAGCTCACCCGCGGGCTTTACGCAAGCCCGCGCTATCTGGCCCAGGCGCCCATGCTTGCTCACCCAAGTGATCTGGATCACCACGCCTGGATCGATCTGCTCGACACCGACACGACGCGCCTGCCGCTTTATCACGCCAGCGCCCCGGAGTACGTGTTTTCGCCGCCCCGCTCACGGCTCAGGGTGGATCAGACGCTGATCCACGTGGACGCGATCGCCAGCGGCCAGGGTATCGGGCTTTTGCCGCACTGGATCGTCAATCAGCGCGAAATGCACCACCCCGGCGAGCTGGTACCGTGTTTGGCGGGCTGGGAGCCCCAGCCGCTGCCGGTGTCGATGCTCTACGCCTTTGGCCACCAC
The window above is part of the Halomonas sp. GD1P12 genome. Proteins encoded here:
- a CDS encoding TonB-dependent receptor domain-containing protein, translating into MARFTRTALASAIALGTTAGAAHAQQSATHLDSMVVTAAGYEQTLNNAPASISVVTRQELEQNQFSSIAEAIRDVPGVDVRAGTGKTGGQSISIRGMPSDYTLILIDGRRQNTSGDVTPNGFGSTATSFMPPLSAIERIEVIRGPMSTLYGSDALGGVVNIITRRVGTDWAGSVTVGNTFQEDRDAGNSSTLNLYATGPLIEDTLGVQLRGRVFDRDSSERLVEESVGRDPRPSEARIYSIGGRLSFTPNDTHEIWLDAERARQVYDNTDCRLGSRDGLRRNDCETPAPTEFFGYEDELRFHRDQIALGHSARLAAGTWDTSITRNETESLGRTLPAGNAPDYGYFALGGEPRTLENRDVVVDTKFVAPLDAHMLTVGGQYIDADLRDATAGNEEFSQSSWALFVEDEWFLRDDLALTLGGRYEHHDAFGGHFSPRGYLVWNTTDEWTLKGGISQGYKTPTLNQLHDGVNGFGNQGKSASLGSPNLEPEKSTNYEIGAIYDNLDGFSAGATVFFTQFRDRISSGDDIPNCQFIDSDGNRPFANAANCISVGDFVSQDSFNRSVNVDRAETRGVELISSYQFDPAWRVSGGYTFTDTEVTSGDNEGQKLTNAPKHKLTADLSWAITPQWSTTLEGEYYSSRERFSGNVSGNSAALVEQLGNKLDGYELFNLRSTYRFTDSLRLTGTVYNLFDKDFAGYDTYDFDGETYIAYDYTQTGRATDGVALDGRSYWLSATYEF
- a CDS encoding ligand-gated channel protein, whose translation is MSLPLRKTLLASAISSLVAVPAWAQQSTSLNNVVVTAAGFEQQITNAPASISVLSREDIERGHYQDVTDALRNVPGLIVTGGGAGDNGNDISIRGMPSEYTLILVDGRPQNTRETRPNGSGGFEQDWLPPLQAIERIEVVRGPMSTLYGSDAIGGVINVITRTVADSWHGNVQIDTVIQENSESGDSRQANFYAGGPLVQDILGLEVYGRASERDEDDIVDGYEERSLQSLTAKLSLDASDNHDFSLEAGVTEQDRRSRVGKSAPAEGCRGPCTDSFNEYTHEHVALTHSGSFGWGTTETYLQRESSENDSREIEITNTTAKSTAVLPLGAHMVTVGASYEEEELDDGTTNQISDLEQIDQYRWALFAEDEWMLAPTWALTGGLRLDKDENFGSHLSPRLYSVWNMTPDWTLKGGVSTGFRAPALREITPGWGQVSRGGNIYGNPDLEPETSLNKEIALLYGNEAGLNGSFTLFHNDFDDKITRIGCPIAVCPDGANDFGSDPTYRVNVDEAVTQGVEASLGAPITDAISLSGSYTYTDSEQKSGEFEGNPLTQLPKHEVAASLDWQIDSQLSHWTRVTYRGEESQPTGGRSSGSLVAPSYTLVDTGFGYDLNDTTTVSAGIYNLFDKTIRPDDYSYAEDGRRFWLGLNVDF
- a CDS encoding LysR family transcriptional regulator, which codes for MYDFDELNAFSDVMATGSLTRSAQRMGVAKSTLSRRISQLESRLNQPLLRRQANQLTPTEAGLLFHGYCTELLTLARQSQEALSELREEISGKITLEVHGALARNWVAKVVDIFLDRHPGIELTLQSRERPSTTLQTNSVHIWLGALDESGLNQERLGQLTRGLYASPRYLAQAPMLAHPSDLDHHAWIDLLDTDTTRLPLYHASAPEYVFSPPRSRLRVDQTLIHVDAIASGQGIGLLPHWIVNQREMHHPGELVPCLAGWEPQPLPVSMLYAFGHHSRRVSALLSCLREHVPHQWQAPPLFA